The Methylobacterium currus genome contains a region encoding:
- the fahA gene encoding fumarylacetoacetase → MMQTSTRTDLDHTHDPTARCSVPGADGHPDFPIQNLPLGVFSPEGGVRRAGVAIGDQVLDLAAAREAGLLTGEAARAVAMAEPGDLSGLLALGAGPRRALRHQLVALLRAESPDRDRLPPLLHAAMSCTMHLPARIGDYTDFFVGIHHARETGRRLRPDQPLLPNYTHVPVGYHGRASSIRPSGTPVRRPRGQAKPPHRDAPVFGPSRRLDYELELGVWIGPGNDLGTPVPVSEAAGQVAGFCLLNDWSARDVQGWESQPLGPFLAKSFATTVSPWIVTPEALAPFRIPQATRPGGDPAPLPYLLDEADQATGALDLELEILLSTAASRAAGLPPHRVARSNARHMYWTVAQMIAHHTSGGCNLRPGDLLGTGTLSGPDLESCGSLLETSQGGKVPIRLASGEERRFLEDGDEVILTARGRREGFAPIGFGACRAVVLPAS, encoded by the coding sequence ATGATGCAGACCTCGACCCGCACCGATCTCGACCATACCCACGACCCCACCGCCCGCTGCTCCGTGCCGGGGGCCGACGGACACCCGGACTTCCCGATCCAGAACCTGCCGCTCGGGGTGTTCTCGCCCGAAGGCGGGGTGAGGCGGGCCGGCGTCGCGATCGGCGATCAGGTCCTCGACCTCGCGGCCGCGCGGGAAGCCGGCCTCCTCACCGGCGAGGCGGCGCGGGCGGTGGCCATGGCCGAGCCCGGCGACCTCAGCGGTCTGCTCGCCCTCGGCGCCGGCCCGCGCCGGGCCCTGCGCCACCAGCTCGTCGCCCTCCTGCGGGCGGAGAGCCCGGACCGGGACCGGCTGCCGCCGCTCCTTCACGCGGCCATGTCCTGCACGATGCACCTGCCGGCGCGGATCGGCGACTACACCGACTTCTTCGTCGGCATCCACCACGCCCGCGAGACCGGCCGCCGGCTCCGGCCCGACCAGCCGCTTCTGCCGAACTACACGCACGTGCCGGTCGGCTATCATGGCCGCGCCTCGTCGATCCGGCCCTCCGGGACCCCGGTGCGCCGGCCACGCGGCCAGGCGAAGCCGCCGCATCGCGACGCCCCGGTCTTCGGCCCGTCGCGCCGGCTCGATTACGAGCTGGAGCTCGGCGTGTGGATCGGGCCCGGCAACGACCTCGGCACGCCGGTGCCGGTGAGCGAGGCGGCCGGGCAGGTGGCGGGGTTCTGCCTGCTCAACGACTGGTCGGCCCGCGACGTCCAGGGCTGGGAATCCCAGCCCCTCGGGCCGTTCCTGGCCAAGAGCTTCGCCACCACGGTCTCGCCCTGGATCGTCACGCCCGAGGCGCTGGCGCCATTCCGCATCCCGCAGGCGACGCGGCCCGGGGGCGATCCCGCCCCCCTGCCCTACCTCCTCGACGAGGCCGACCAGGCCACCGGCGCCCTCGACCTCGAGCTGGAGATCCTGCTCTCGACCGCGGCCTCCCGCGCAGCCGGGTTGCCCCCGCACCGGGTCGCGCGCTCCAACGCCCGGCACATGTACTGGACGGTGGCGCAGATGATCGCCCACCACACCAGCGGCGGCTGCAACCTTCGCCCGGGCGACCTCCTCGGCACCGGCACGCTGTCGGGCCCGGACCTGGAATCCTGCGGCAGCCTGCTCGAGACCAGCCAGGGCGGCAAGGTGCCGATCCGTCTGGCGAGCGGCGAGGAGCGCCGCTTCCTCGAGGACGGCGATGAGGTGATCCTGACGGCGCGCGGCCGGCGCGAGGGCTTCGCCCCGATCGGCTTCGGCGCCTGCCGGGCGGTCGTGCTGCCCGCATCATGA